TGAATAATCTGTGTGCCGGACTTCGAATTCTTAATTGCAATTCCATGTACGTATAGATTTTGCCAATTAATGATGCTGATTCTCTATGATTGATTCTAATAAATGGTGataatgcaaaacaaataaaataattgtatttctGAGTCTAACAACTATGCAAATGCCTCGTAAATAATGGTCAATTTTTCGTACTTTACTTAAAAGTTTAGAGTAATTTTCATCAGAACAAATACACCCCTTGGGCATGTAAACTACAGGGTATTTTTATGAACATCAAAGTTTTATTACTCCCAACGAAAAATCCCGCAATCCACACTCCTAAAAACGGTGtttattataaacaaaaaggttctctgtgttttttccCGCTGTGCTTCCCCCCCTGGGCCGACGCGTGTTCGACTAATCAGTGGAGCGTAAAAACACCTCGCCCCAAAAGAAGAAACTGCAAGgcgatgtgtgtgtttttttttaaccgGTTTGAAGGGAACGGGCACCAAAAGTGACATTTGAAACATAGTCTGTGGGATAGTGGACGTGGCCAGTGCGCTggctgtatattttatttatatttgtagaACAATCTACTGGCTCAAATGGCACCTGACAGTAACCTTCATTGGCTGTACTGATAAGCGATCGATTGGACACTTTATATACTATGCACTTATGTATATAACACTACTCACCCGGTGGCATTGATtagcaatgcaaattgcacgacaaacacacagaggaaTATCCTCAACATTTTGGGGAAACGGGACACACGCGACACAAACTGTAAAGAGATTTGGGGATTatgtatttctgttttgtattttgtttcaCTTCACACGAAGCTTTATTATGGCaatgtttctttttgcgctctctctttgacAAACACTGACctcgggagagagagagagagagacgaacACGATGGCCGGCGCACGATCCAAAGTGAGCTTGACTTGAAATGAGACGCGGCTTAAATACGATTTCGGACAACCGATCTCTCTCCCATCCGTTCGTTGGGGCGTTCGGTCGGAcgcctctccactctctctctattttgtAGTTTGTTTTGTGCGGGGAATTTTTGCCGCGCGCTAATAGATGAGCAACGGGTAGGTACTTGCCGTTGCTCTCTGCTACGTCACTGATGATAAATCtctgtatttgtttatttgttttgattaagCTAAAGGGAGAGTGAGGGATCAGCGAGATGTTTGTCCCAACAGTGACCGGATTGGTGTTATCAATTCTCAGTAGCTTCCCGATATGAAATTGTATGGGCTATGCCCAGCGGCTGTgcatatacaaataatgatgaCAAATATTGCGCAACAagtaaatatcaaaataaaaatagtatttaatttaacaatggaatcagcttttcagacctacatttcgcttttcttttccaGGAATCCAGATGTTCTGCCGGTGGAGAGCATTAACCGCATCTGAGAAGAAATGCACTTTTGTTTCTAGACATTGTATGACAATGGGACTTGTATATATTTCTTATGCAATTAAGACTTATTAATGCGGGTGAAGGAGAAAAAGTACGCCGATATTTAAACAATAGAACTAATGAATCTACTGTTTCATACTCTAGTTTAGGATAGTTAAACATTcccatttgaatttgaatccAGGCCCCGAATAGGACTCACAGAAGGAATGCAACGCACACGCAAAATTATATGTGAAAGCTTTCGTTTGTGTTTCGCCGCTTAGTCCGTACAACAACCGCCGCTCAACAGCAAACTTGAAAGCTTAAACCAAAGCTCCAGCGCCCACTCTGTGCTCAGGCTCAGCTTGTGTGCAAATCGCTGGCCTGACTAAAAATCAGTTGGCAGCGAGCTTTCAAGCGGTTAACAGGTGAACGGGCGCGCtcccgaaacgaaacgaaagtgaaagaaacaacaaagcgcgagaaaaacaacaaaacgaacgAATCAAAGTCGCTCCAAAAACGCGCGGCTCGTCTTTGGCAATCTCTGGTGCTCTTCtggtgcgcctgctgctgctgcaatcgctagtgagagggagagagagacactctGCCCACACGGACAGTGTGGCATACCAAAAACGATAGAGTTTCGACTGCGTAGAGTATAATATGTGATGCCAATACACAATTCGGCGGCAATCGAGAAAACGTGTTTACACTTAATTTGCTAATACAATACGAAACAATATCAGGGAAATACAATACAacaccaaacacaaaatgcGGCGGCATAGGGGAAAGGAAATGTCAGTGCTGGCGCTGATCGTCATCGTCACAGCTTGTTTACACACTCAAACAGCTGCTCAGGGGTTAGTATCACAGCGCAGAGACAGATCTGAGTGACAAACTGTAAGAAAATGAGAATGAGATATGACATCACTCTCTGCACTCTACACACTTCCAGTTTGACAATCCCGACAATCCCTAACCAATCCACAATCCGAACAAACGAAAGACTTAGGCAGCAAGCGTGCGAAAACAACAACTCTCatcatctgtgtgtgtgtgctgaagATGTATTATTAACAACATGTAATCAGTGAATTAACCATGGGGTTTATTATGGCAactaaaatatgaaataaccTGAAGCCAacgcagttttttttttggaggtGATGCGCTGCTGTCGCCTACACAGCATCGCAGCCCATTTTTGATAGGGTGATGCAATGTGGCGGTGCCAAAGCAAAACAGGAGCAAAAAGCGCGACATCTTGAGTCACCCTGTTGCCTGAGGCTGTCGCCGCTGCTACAAGTTCTGCTGGTAcaagttctgctgctgtttctgctgctgctaaggTGACACATAAACGCGGATTGTTACTTATGTCTGTACTTATTTCCGATGGCTCTCACCTTGAACACTcactgaatgaatgactgaccAGTCCAAGTACGAAAACAAATGCTCAAACTCATACACTTCTGAGTATCTATATCTACGGTGTATAATTCTGATTGATGGCAGAGTGAAAGAGACTGGAGGCGTCTACTTCTTACTGGCACTTTCCTGATCATTGTCGGGGTCCATGATCTGTTTGCCCCATTCGATCGCCTTATATGGGCCGCGTCAATCCACTCATTCAAGGCTTGATTTCTGCCGTTTTCATGTAGGTGAATCGTAGCAGATCATCACCATCACTGTCGTTCCtccaatagcaacaaaaaccaatcagGTGGAACTGTGTGCTGGAAATGCAACTGAAATTTCAGGCCTGCAACGTTTTGCGGCCAATTTGTGCAAAAgcgaaattgtttttgccatttactTGCCTCTTACTAAAACCGATTTTACTGCCAAAGCGAACctgtttttatttgacttttttaCACAAACGTGacataaacacaaaagaaaatgtttttggtggGAACAGGTTAGGCGGTGGCACCAGAAACCAATTGGAATTAGAACAAGCTCAAAACTGTGAATTACGCCAAAAGAGCAGGCCAGACCGGACGAACGGACAGCGGCACAGACCGGCTTGGACAGACAGTTGTGGCACAGTTAGGAGGCAGTCCATAAATTTCGCAATCTTGCTACCAACTAAATGaatagccaaagccaaagcaacaaagtaaagaaaacaccaaaaactaaaaaaaaaaccggcTAAAACCCAAGTAATGAGTGGAGATTTTCGAattgaaaaccaaacaaagatCACAGACACAGCCGCCGCTTGGATGCTCTActggaaaagggaaaatactTAGCATAACAATATGGCAGGGGAAACCATATTTAAAttgtcttttggtttttgcccCCACCACAACGAGGAAGAGCTGAAATAAAAACCACAAGAGCTCGAGCCAACGCGGCCACAGCCCCCGACTCTTAAAAGCATTTCCGACAGATGCGGCAAAGACTCTAACCCCAGAGGGAGAGGTGAAGGTGGAGGTGTAGACATAACCCCTGGAACAGAGGGCACAATTcggttcggtttttggttttggtttcggtgtTTTCGGTGTATTGTCTTCCGTTAAGCGCGCGAATGAAGTGAAAAAAGGTTTAGATTCCGAGTCAGATAGCATGTCAGCAGCATAGGTGTAATTCGCttaagaaaaacacaaaaaaaagagacattAAATCTTAATTGGTTTTCCGTTACAGTCTGTACTCCATCATTGCGCCGAATACAGTGCGTCCCAACTCTCAGTTCCATGTGGCTGTCAGCCTGCACAAGGCAGCGGAATCTGCGCGCTTCAAGGTGGGCATACTGGGCAGCACCTACACGGACTTCAAGACGGTGGAACTGCGGCCCTATGCCACACAATTGTTGCACTTTGAGGTGAGTTTTTGCCACACTTTGAAGCTCTTTTCTTAGTCTTTATTTGCTCGCAGATACCCGACCTGAAACCCGATAGATATCGTCTCACATCGGAGGGTCTGGGCGGTGTGCAGTTCACCAATGAAACGCAGCTGCACTTTGAGTCCCGCCAGCACACAGTTCTCGTGCAGACGGACAAGAGCATCTATAAGCCCGGGGATCTGGTGCATTATCGTGTGCTCGTGCTCGACGCGAATCTAAAGCCCGCTCGTGGCTATGGACGTGTGCACGTGGAGATCAAGGATTCGGGTGGAAATATCATCAGAAGCTACAAGGATGTGCGCCTAACCAACGCCATTTACTCGAATGAGCTGCGCCTGTCCGACTATCCGCGTTTTGGCACGTGGTCCATCCAGGTGGAAGTGGCggagcaaacacacagccaaaaCTTTGAGATACTCGATCACATATTGCCCAAGTTTGTGGTGGACATAGAAACGCCCAGGAATGCCATCTATAAGGATGGAAAGATAGCAGCAACAGTCAAGGCGCAGTGAGTTTTTAGATCGGTTTAAAATGGGAATTATTTCTAGTCTTTTACTACTCTCAGCTACGCCTTTGGTCAGCCCATTGTTGGTGAGGCAACACTCTCCATTTATCCCACGTTTTTCGGCAGCCTTCAGCCTTTTGTCAATGATTTGATCACACGCAAAGTGGTGCCCATCGATGGCAACGCTTACTTTGAGTTTGACATCGAACAGGAGCTGCGGCTCAAGCAGGACTATGAGCGGCAGTATTTATTGGATGCTCTGGTGGAGGAGAAGTCCACGGGTTCGGTGCAGAATTATTCTACGGTTCTCACTCTACATTTGAATCATTATCGCGTGGAGACAGTTAAGATACCCAGCTACTACATACCTGGAGTGCCCTTTGAAGCGACAGTAAATTTTGGACTGGAAATTCCTaatagaaatttaatttattctctTCCTTTCCCAGGCACGCATTGCCCGCAACGATGGCACTCCTTTGCGTGACTTTAAGCCCGAGATTACCGCTTACTTGACGAATGTCTATGGCAGCAGTGAGATGTATAATCGCACCATCTACAGCCTGGATGCACGCGGTGAAATCAAAATGAAGTTCACAGTGCCCGTGGGCGATAGCGATGAATTCCATTCGATTATTGTCGATTATTTGGGCGTGATCAGCGAGGTGGGCAAGGTGCCGCGTAAGCATTTGCATAGCAAAAACTACATCACAGCCAAGGTGTTGAATGATAAGTAAGCGGAGACAGCAAGCCCCTAAAAGGTTTTCCTCAATTTATAATCTATCTTTTTGCTTTCCAGACCCACTGTAAATCAGGAGATCTCCGTGGTGGTGCGCTCCAATGAGCCCATGAAATATTTCATGTATCAACTGGTGGGGCGTGGCGATATTATACTCTCACGCAGCGTGGATGTAAGTCGAGAAAAGTAattcttttgcttatttaaaCCTAAGAGATTCTTGTTCCCTTAGGTACCCGATAGCACCTTTCATACCATCAAATTTCTGGCCTCCTTTGCCATGATGCCGCGTGCCAAAATGCTGGTCTATATGGTCGTCAATGGGGAGTTTGTCTATGACGAACAAGTCATACAATTTGAGGAGAATCTACTGAATGCTGTAAGTTCTCTTCATCCATGAAAGTTTATCCATTAAGTTCCTCCCTTGCAGGTGCAAATTGAAGCTCCCATTAGAGCACCACCCGGACAGGACATTGACATTGGCATCAGCACCAAGCCCTACTCCTATGTGGGCCTCATGTTGGTCGATCAAAATGCCGCCGCTTTGGGCTCGAGCAATGATCTTACCCACAAACGACTGATGGATGCGCTGCGGGCATACGAGCTGAGTGATGTCAACACGCCAGTGGGTTCGCCCGGCAAGGAGTCTGGAGTCCTCACCATGTCCAACACGGATTACTTTATCGAAAAGGAGGCAGAGAGCACACCAGCCATAGGTCGGGAGTCGGCCTCCACTGGCCCCGAGGAGGACAAACTGACGACAGTGCGCAAGACGGACATTGGACCGGCGCACAAGATCGAGGTGAACACTCTGCCGCCCGGCAAGGGTCGCTATGCGTTCTCCTACACCCCCAAACCCTATTGGCACAATCCGCGGGTGCATGTGATGCGTGATCCAGCGGATACTTGGTTGTTCCTCAACATCTCAGCGAGCAGCGATGGACGCAACACCATCCATCGACGTATACCTAGTGAGATGACTTCGTGggctgtctctgcctttgctctGGATCCGGTCAATGGTTTGGGTCTGTCTGCGCCCAATGGCAAGCTGGAGGCTTACAAGGAGTTTTACATTTCGACAGAGCTGCCTTATGCCATAAGGAGAGGTAGGAGTGGCTCACCAGAGAGGCTCCGCTTGAAGgtttactttaatttatgttCCTTTTCCTGCAGATGAACTCATTGCCATTCCATTTGTGGTGCATAATAATCGGGAGAGCGATCTGAGCGTGGATGTTACCTTCTACAACACAGCGCTGGACTTTGATTTCCCACAGCTGGATCCCAAGGCCACCAGCAAGCCAAGTAACCCATAATCCTCTCCAAGCTTCCCTTTTATAAGCTTCTATCTTTTCCCCACAGAGGTGGAACTCTACAGTCGTCGCTCGCTCCAAGTGCCCGGCAAGTCCGCTCGTTCCATTTCCTTCATAGTCACGCCCAAACGTGTTGGCGCGCTGCAAGTGAAAGCCATGGCTGCCTCTTCCCAGGCCGGGGACACAGTGGAGCAAacgctgctggtgcagcaCCCTGGTGCCACGGAGCGTGTCAATCGTGGCTTCCTCTTCGAACTGAATTCGAATGCACCGAACAGGAAGAACGTCAGCATTGTGGTGCCACGCAATGCCATACCCGAGTCCACCAGCATTGAGGTGTCCGCTGTGGGGGATCTGATTGGCAGCATTGTCGGCAATCTGGAGAGTCTCATCCACCTGCCCACGGGCTGTGGCGAGCAGACAATGGTGCACTTTGTGCCCAATCTTATGGTGCTGCGTTACTTGGGTGTAAGTCTGCCATTTACTCTCCCATGCCCAGCTCCTTCTAGCTGCTGTTTTTCCTTCCCAGCGCCTTCGTCAGCTCACGCCCGAGTTGGAGCTGCGTGCCACCAACAATCTGGCTCTGGGCTATCAGCGTTTGCTCTACTATCGCCACGGCAATGGTGCCTTTAGCGCCTTTGGTCTGGATGCCAAACGCAGCTCCACATGGCTCACCGCCTATGTGGCGCGTTCGCTGCGTCAGGCTGCTGCCTTCATCCAAGTGGATAGCCAGGTGCTGCAGAGCGCTCTCGTGTACCTGGCGAGTGTTCAGTCCGGCAATGGTGGCTTCGAGGAGCATGGCGATATTTTCGAGCAGTTTGGCGACGATGGCATTAGCCTCACGGCCTTTGTGACGCTCGCTTTGATGGAAAGTGTGGTAAGGTGACAGCAGGAATTTGCAGAGGAAACTCTCATTACCAATCCCTTTCCCAGGACTCCTATCCAGAGTAccgcaacaacatcaacaaggCGCTGGACTTTATCACTCGCGGACTCGATGGTTCCAGCAATCTCCATGCCATGGCGCTGGGCACCTACGTGCTCTCGAGAGCCAATCACAATGCCAAGGCAGCCTTTCTGCAACGACTCGACTCTATGGCCATCAATGGGGGTAAGCGGTTGATCTCTCACTCACCAGACACTCAATTTAAGGCCTAAATCTCCTTCATAGATGGTCGCAAATGGTGGAACAAGACCGCACCCGCTGGTGAGCAGCAATCTCCCTGGTACAATGCCACACGCAGTGTCAACATTGAGATCTCTGCCTATGCGGCATTGGCCTTGCTGGAGAACAATCTCGTGGGCGATGCGCTGCCCGTGCTCAACTGGCTGATGGATCAGCGGAATGCGCAGGGCGGCTTTGTGGCCTCACAGGATACGGTTGTGGGTCTGCAagcgctgctgctcttcgcgGAACGTTTCTCCAGTCAGGGCAACAATTTGCAGATTGGCTTTCACTATGGCGAGGGAGCTGAAACTATACTCAATGTGAATGCGGAGAATTCGCTGGCAATGCAAACTGTGGAGGTAAAAGATCATAAGAGATTCTCCCCCCAAACAGCTAAGGTTTACCCTCATTTTCCTTTCCCCCTTAGCTGCCCAACAACCTCAAGAATCTCAGCATTTCCGCCACTGGTCGTGGCATGGTCTTGGCTCAAGTTAGCTACAAATACAACACGAATGTGACCAGTGCCTGGCCGCGTTTTGTGCTCGATCCCACAGTGAATCGCAACTCGCATGCCGACTACCTGCACCTGTCCGCCTGTGCCAGTTTTGTTTCCGTGGTGGGTGAGCCGGAGCAACGCTCCAACATGGCCGTGATGGAGGTGCAGCTGCCCAGTGGCTTTGTCGTCGACACCGACACGCTGCCCACACTGGAGTCCAGTGAGCGTATCAAGAAGGTGGAAACACAGAATCGCGACACCAAGGTCGTCATCTACTTTGATTATCTGGACAGGCGTGAGGTATGCCCCACGTTGCATGCCTACAAGACGGTCAAGGTGACCAAGCATCGGCCAGTGGCTGTGGTCATGTATGACTACTACGATAGTGGTAAGACTTAGCCCCAAAACTTGCTCGATTTTCCATAGCACTGATGGGGTTTCCCCTCTTCTTGTGTAAATTACAGCGCGTCGCGCGAGGCAGTTCTATCGTGCGCCCAAGTCGAATATTTGCGATATTTGCGAACATGCCAATTGTGGCAATCTCTGCGAGAAGGCGGAGAAGCGAGCCTCCCGAGGACCCGATGACTTTACAGCCATTGCGGGGCATTCCAGTGCTCCAGTGCTCAAGGCTCTGCCCATTGTACTGATGGCTCTTTTGGGCGCCCTCAGCTGTTAGGAAAAAGTGTTATCCATCCACTGCGTGTGGAACCCACAATGAAATCGAAGCtttaacaacaaacaaacaaaaaacccactCACATAGTGCCTAAGTTAGACTAATCTCCAGGAAGTGAACTAAACCAGAGCTAAGTACATCTAATGGATGCTAAAACGTTGCCAATAAAAGTGTTATAACCATTTACTAAAACCCGAAAGAAGGTACCAGAGTATgagatatttttatttgtggtttaagttttagtttttatttaagtCAAAATGTCATGGGTGTcacatctctctctcgaatGTCATGGGTGTGTCATGGGTGTCATATAAGTGACTTCGAGGAGTCTCAGCGAATCCGTGGCGTGTGCTTTATGAGAAGATTTGAAGGGAACTTTTTCCAAATTCGATGCCTTAAAGAATGTTTGAATTATAGTTCCCGAAAAAATGCTCATTATGCCCTTGCtcgattttatttaaacaaataaatacataaattcatgCCTTCCATGCTAAGTGGCCGTGacattgaatatttgtttgtataaCTTAcatctgtgtgttttgctgtCAAAAAGAAGCATGATAAATTCAacaacataaaacacacaaacacaaagcgaaAATCAAACATTTAATGGCGAATAAtacgccaccaccaccgccgccaaaGAAGTCAAAGCGCATCGTACGCGACACGAATCGCGGCAAATGGAGATCCAAGTCCGAGTTCATACTCTCGCTCATCGGCTATGCCATTGGAATTGGTAATGTGTGGCGATTTCCATATCTCTGCTaccgcagcggcggcggtaAGTCAATCAGCAGCACTCAACCCACCCACGTGCACGCTCTCTCTcgtgcactctctctcgcgctcccactctctctctctctctgcagctcATTTCACTCAGATTTGCGCTACCTGCAAAAtgggcagggagagagagagcatgcaCTGTGCACTGTGGGGGCTGTGGGCTATTTTTAGCTTTTATGTTTTCTCTTTTGAGCGTAATGCTGGAGCGAAAGCTTCGTCGCTTTTGTTGGCCTCGCCGCCGGTCTGTGGAGAACGCCTTCGATAGCTCAGTTGGTAGAGCGGTGGACTGTAGAGTTTCCGATGCTTGGTGAATGTGCgacgagcagcggcaggacacTCTGGTTGGTCCGGAAAAATATCACGGCACCCCAGATGCACCTACTCGCGATACGTTGAAATCCATAGGTCGCTGGTTCAAATCCGGCTCGAAGgattaactttttttttgtttttctctctttttttgcaggTGCCTTTCTGGTGCCCTACATTCTaatggtgctgctggctggcatacCGCTCTTCTACATGGAGGTGCTCATCGGCCAGTTCTCCAGCACTGGCTGCACGGGCATGTTCCGCCTGGCGCCGATATTCAAGGGCACCGGCATCGCCCAGGTcattgtgaacatgtactgTGTGTGCTACTATTCGGTGATTATATCCTATCCCATACGCATGATTTCGTATTGCTTCTACAAGCAAGTGCCCTGGGTGGACTGCGATCATTCATGGAACACGGATCATTGTGTTTCCATAGATGAGGTGAGCACCAGAACTTATTTTCAAGCCATTTCTAACACTCAATCTTGCagctaagcaaacaaaattcaacgGGTTTTGTCACATCAGCGGATGAGTTTTTTCAGTAAGTTTGCAGTTCGAAATTCTCTCCATTATCCTTTACCTTTTTCTCTGTCAATTTGCAGTCGCGAAGTGCTGCAGCTTTCGCCGGGCATCGCCCATTTGGATGGCATTGTCTGGCAGCAGACACTCAGCCTCTTCCTGGCCTGGATTGTCATTTACTTGTGCGTGGCCAAAGGCATTCAATCGGTAAGAAGAGCACACCTCTGGGCAAGCTGCTCCTGTTTATAGCTCTTCCCTTTTTTAGGTCGGCAAAGTTGTCTACTTTACGGCGCCTTTTCCCTATGTTCTGCTCTTCATTCTGTTTGTGCGTGGCGTCACTTTGCCCGGTGCCTGGACTGGCATCAAGTTCTACATGTATCCCGAATGGAATCGTCTCCTCGATCTTAAAGTCTGGGCTGATGCGGCCGTACAAATGTTCTTTGGTCTCGGCCCCGGCTGGGGTGGCATCGTCAACATGGCCAGCTTCAGTGACTTCCGAAATAATGCCAAGTTCGACTCCATTCTGATTGTCACCGTGAATGTGTTTACGAGCATCTTTGCGGGCTTTGTGGTGTTCTCCGTTTTGGGATTCCTATCCGTAAAGTCGGGCATACCCGTGGCTACGGTGGCCACCTCGGGTCCAGGTCTGGCATTTGTCACCTATCCAGAGGCAATAGCAaagctgccagtgccacaaaTGTGGGCCATTATGTTCTTCTTTATGTTATTTCTGCTGGGCATTGACAGTGTGGTGGGTGGAGGACTTCCCACTCAAGTTGTGGGTATTTctgatttaattttctttgcaGTTTGTGCAACTAGAAGCCATCACCTCTTCCATGCTGGATGAAGTCAAGTGGTTCAGGAATCACAAGTGGAAGCTCACATTTGTCTGCTGCTTTGTGTTCTTTCTCGGTGCGATTATAATGACAACACGCGTAAGTTAGACGTTGTGCAACACTGCCAAAAATCTGAAAACTCTTCCCACAGGGCGGCATGTACATTCTGCAACTGTTTGATTGGTACTCCTCGGCTATATCTGTGATTGCCATCTGCCTGGTGGAGATTATAATGGTTTCCTTTATCTACGGCATAGATAACTTTATGCTGGATGTGGAATTCATGATGGGCAAGCGGCCTTCGCTGCTGTGGAAGATACTCTGGAAGTGGGTCACGCCCGTAGTGCTAATCGTACGTGGCTGCCGGCTAAACTTTGAGCAGGCTCTTCCTTAACCATTTCTCAACTCCTTtgcagtttattttctttacgAGCATCATTTTTATACGCACCATCCAGTACCATAATACGATCTATCCCCAGTGGGCCATTATCATTGGTTGGGCAAGTTTTGGGTCCTCCGTCATGTGGATACCGCTGTATGTCCTGTACATAATGATACGCAAGCGGGAGACTATGTTTGATAGCCTCAAGAAGAGATTGAAGCCACTGGACTGGACACCAGCCGATCCGGAAGATCGTGAGCAATACGAGGCCTTCCGCAGACAGCGCAGAATGCCCGCCTTTATGTCCGACACAGACGCGGAGGCCATGAAGTAGTTCCAACCCAGAAAATCTCTTAAAATTCAACTCTGCCAATAaactttgatttgtatttaaagTTGTATTAGTTGACCTCATCGGTGACCTCGAACAATTGATGTGTCACATCGGTATTGCCCACAGCCTCCTCGTACTGCTGTCGATGCTCCATTTCCACAGGATACCAATCGGTGGGGCGACAACTCCGACGGAAACGCTCCCAACAGCTGCCCGTGCTCTGGTACATGCTGTACAGCCCATAGCCGGGTATCGACAGCAAGGGTATGACCACGAGGAAGACACTGATGATCATGACAACCACCGAGGAATACGAGTGCTCCATGATGGATACAACTATGCCCATGAGCTACGGCATAGGGGAGAGAGTTTTAGGCAAAAGTTTAGACTTAAATTTGGTGTACACAAACCAATGAGATGATCAGTATAAGTGGCGCTATAAAGCGCAGCACGAACACCTTCCAGGAGGCAAAGGGCTGTCCCAACATGAACTCAATGTCACGTTGAAAGCGTTCCCTGCCATAGATCCACAGCACCACCAAAAtcagcagcaagtgcagcaaACTGTGCGACCAAATGGcatccaaagccaaagctgagAAGTACACAATGCCGTGCTGGGGGGAAAAGATTTATACAGAGAGAatttatcataaatatttaaccacttacatttgtgcaaaaaaagaacgaacaAAAAGCCAATCCACCAATTAGGCCAAAagtcactttttgtttgtacttCCGCAGGCCCTCAAACTCATCAAAAATACTCGCGAGCACGGTGAATATTTGTGTGATCTGCAAAGAGGAAATGTGAATTAAAAAACTCCCAAAAGAGTGCTTGAACTACCATCACTATGAGGGAAGCGAGCAAGAGCATCGTGTAGTAGATGAAAGTCCACAAATTGGGCCACTCCAAGCTGGCcaaggcactgccactggacaGGAACAACAGCCAGTGGGTTAGGACATGTGAGTTGAAGTTATCGGAGTGTTGGTCTGTGAGCGACAAAGATTTTTACTTTAAGTTCCACTACAAAAACTCCACGCACCTTCAAAGTAATGCTCCAGCATAAACgtaaccaaaccaaagaatATATAAATGAGTATCTGGCCAAAGGATATAATCCAACTGTAGGTCATAATATTCGCCTTGAAGCCATTAAAACTGGACAAGGCCATGACACTGCCCCAGCCAGCGCCAAAGG
The sequence above is a segment of the Drosophila subobscura isolate 14011-0131.10 chromosome U, UCBerk_Dsub_1.0, whole genome shotgun sequence genome. Coding sequences within it:
- the LOC117901487 gene encoding sodium-dependent proline transporter-like; amino-acid sequence: MVYETSYGIGQKPFSPDLNRGKWEKPTDFVYACFGLALKLDVFVASYWYFFDLGIFGMLPYYMYMVIYLIPILVIHSFMGQFSSSGFISAFRVSPFFKGMGYVSTFLTISMLIYYGIFAAVPLLFIINSVRPTLPWSCEGMKSWHNESSEHLTICNYFKADDDSIKIKDNDTSDFKLLHIPSVLYFQNHFDMLESRFPDLEREYELSWHFVGLFILVWAIIAFIFYKFSETAKFGRLLRYMVLITLALLGVCFVRFLFLPGSMKGLLAYLKPRRDDILMGTGSTFIMVLQAFGAGWGSVMALSSFNGFKANIMTYSWIISFGQILIYIFFGLVTFMLEHYFEDQHSDNFNSHVLTHWLLFLSSGSALASLEWPNLWTFIYYTMLLLASLIVMITQIFTVLASIFDEFEGLRKYKQKVTFGLIGGLAFCSFFFCTNHGIVYFSALALDAIWSHSLLHLLLILVVLWIYGRERFQRDIEFMLGQPFASWKVFVLRFIAPLILIISLLMGIVVSIMEHSYSSVVVMIISVFLVVIPLLSIPGYGLYSMYQSTGSCWERFRRSCRPTDWYPVEMEHRQQYEEAVGNTDVTHQLFEVTDEVN